The genomic region GGCTTCTCCCACTCCTCGTCATCAATGGGCTTGGGCTCGTTGAGTAAAAGATGCCATATCTCCCGCAACTTCGATAATCCTTCCAAAGCGACCGGATCTTTTAGCCGGCCATTCAGCGTCACATAGTCGCGTACCGTCTGGAAAGAGTTGCTCATGACGTGAACGTAGATTTTGACTCGTGCTGACGGCAGCATGCTTTCGGGGAGGCAATCAATGCCAACCTGCTCAACAGATCCGACACTTTGCTTCTCGGCGAGGAATCTAATAGGCTCCAGTCAGTCTCTGTTCGTATTGGCTGCATGTGGCGGTAGGGTAGCCTGGGTAGCAAGACATACTGCTCCAGCATGTCGACAGCCGTCGAGTTCTCGAATCTTTCGAGGGTGCGAAGAACTTGAAAAGTGTATTGACATGACGGAAGCCCAgtctcggcctccttggtTTTGGGATTGAAATAAACCTTCATGGCCTGGGACGGGCCCTCCAGATCGAAGGCTATGAAACACGAATACAATCGCGGCTGTTTGTTGGGAAGCTGTATGCGTGCTTCGCCATTGCTACTCGCCAGGTTCCGTTGGAAATACTCGAGCACCTTGGCTTGTATCTGCCGAGAGCCTTCAAGGGTTGGGTGGAAGGCAGTGATGAAGGCTTCGATCCAACCTGGCCAGACGCCAAGATGGCTgacgagagcggcgagcAACCGCTGTGAGGGGCCAAGTGCTGCGGGGTCGGCTGCGGTGCCGCTAAGGATATCGAGTGGCTCGAAGGCGTAGCGAAGCTTGGCCACACCAGAGCCGCTCAGGTTGATGCTGGGCTGCAGGGGGAAGCCACTGAACGTCAACATGCAGGGGATCTGAGTGCCAGACCCAGAAGGATGGGGCCCGAGATTGGGAAGGACAAATTCCTGCAAAAAGCGCAGCTGTGCCTCTTGGTCCGAGGCCGAGTACACTCCGCACGATTTGAGTAAGCTGGACATCATGGGAATGCAGCGCCGATTCCAATACGACAAGTCAGTTGCTGACTGGTCGACTGTGTTGCCGGGCATGATGCCAGTAGGTTCACTAGCAATATCTTAGTCTTGAGCTGAAGGCATAGCCAGTACTGGTGTCGGGCTAAGGAACGTAGATGGGTGACAAACTTTAGCTTCATTTCGACTTGAATGGATGTATCAGAATGAATACGTGTCAGGTCCGGAGTGTTAGTTTCTGAGCGGCTAAGTTGTAGGCGCTCATCAGCTTTAATACTTGTGTTGAAAGCGTGTATTGAGCTTGCCCGTGTGTGTGAAAGGGGCAACCGCTTCTACTTATCCTCACACCCGCCACAGGACTAGTGCACTAATATATAGCTACCTCAAGACCCCTGCATTCCAACAACTTGTGAGGTGAAATCGCACGTTCACACCGCGGACCAAGGTAGGTCGATACGTTCACGGGTCCCGACCGGGTCGGGGGGCGGGCCAAACCATGATTGTCAACGAAAATGGCGCAGGGGCAACAGAACTGACTTGGCCGGGCGGCATAAATCGAGTTGAGCGGCTCTGCAAGGAGCGACGTTGTCCGTGCCAACCGAACCAGTGAGGTACCTACCGACATGTAGAGTGTTGGCGCGCCCTATGCTCAGCGATCTATTCATAGATGGATGCATAGGGTGCGTCTGGTGGTCGCAAACGTCCTAGCCATAGGTACGTCACATGCCAGCAATGGACTATCTGCGCCAGGCGCGGCTGTCGCGGTGCAACTGTAGGTGCCCAACGCTACAGACCATGAGTAAGGCTCTGAAAGCTGATGGCCTGGATAACTTGACCGGGAGGATTGACGATCCAACCATGTGTGGCGGCAACCTGAATGGTGCGATTGGCACATATGACGGCTAGATATTAAACGTGACACTACATAAGACTGGGCTGTTGAGCACGGCGGGCATCATTAGCACAGCATCAAGCTATGGGATTAAGTATATTCGGCCTTGTCGTTGCGGCAGCGACCGCTTGGCTCGCGTCGTGCGTTATCGATGTGATGGTCTCGATTCCCCACGAGGACGAAGATCTACGACGGGATGTCATCGTCACTCCCGTAAGCAACCGCATCGAACAAGATGTCCTGCAAGACAGTCCTTGTTAATATACTCAGGGTAGCGGCGCAACTACAAAAGACGGGTGCATGTTCGATTCGACTTAGCGACCATAGCAGAAGAGGACGCGGATAGGAAGCTCTGAAAACGGATGGTTTTCCGTTCATCTCAGACGGGACGTGTATAAGCGGCTGTGAGCACATGAGGTCAGGGGTGACATACAGAGGGCACTCAGATCGTCGGTGGTGCATAAATGTATACGTTGCAATTGGTTGGATGAATTCCATGACATCGCTCAACCAAATCCCGTTGCATCGGTGGGGTCCCACCCCATGTGAACATCAAGCCGCTCCCTGTTGGTGTACTtcagcagcgccacggcTCGGTCCGATTCATGGACCTTCGCAAGCCTGTTCGGAAAAGAAAGTTGTATTCCGACCCTAGTTTATATCTGCCTTTGTCCGGTGGAGGGAATTGCGTGCGTGATAAATATTGATTCCTGTCCTTCAAGCCTCAAAGTTTTGCATACCAATGTTTAAATCTTACCAATCTAGAGTCAGTTATTCTCACCACGAGGCTATTTCAGCAAGTATAAAAAGTCTTCCAGCAATATACAAGTCCCAAAATGCTACCCCTGTGGGGTCATCGGCTTTGTGTCTTGGGCGTGGACTTCATCTACGGGTGCCTTCTCTATGTACCGCTACTTTTCCAGTTCCTTGGAAGACACCTCGCTAGCCCGGGAGCGAGTGCATGGGAACCGTCCCAGACACAAGAGCTCAACGGCAAGGTTGCCGTGGTGACTGGTGCCAAGTGAGTGTTGTCCCTGCCCAGCGAATGTAATTACGGAGCCGTGTTGAAAGTAATTAATTGCGCAAGCTCGGGAATAGGATTTTACACCGTCCGAGACCTGGCCTTGAAGGGCGCAAAGGTTTACTTAGCAACTCGCTCGG from Purpureocillium takamizusanense chromosome 12, complete sequence harbors:
- a CDS encoding uncharacterized protein (COG:H~EggNog:ENOG503P10A~antiSMASH:Cluster_12.1); amino-acid sequence: MPGNTVDQSATDLSYWNRRCIPMMSSLLKSCGVYSASDQEAQLRFLQEFVLPNLGPHPSGSGTQIPCMLTFSGFPLQPSINLSGSGVAKLRYAFEPLDILSGTAADPAALGPSQRLLAALVSHLGVWPGWIEAFITAFHPTLEGSRQIQAKVLEYFQRNLASSNGEARIQLPNKQPRLYSCFIAFDLEGPSQAMKVYFNPKTKEAETGLPSCQYTFQVLRTLERFENSTAVDMLEQFLAEKQSVGSVEQVGIDCLPESMLPSARVKIYVHVMSNSFQTVRDYVTLNGRLKDPVALEGLSKLREIWHLLLNEPKPIDDEEWEKPVTGYSPMNMQHRLYITYEMKPGNSNPIVKVYVLAQNYAPDDDTIIRNYEQNYSHFGWPWGEDGSYRKIIESALYVIIKATFDDDTVLLTQEF